A section of the Bacillus pumilus genome encodes:
- a CDS encoding phage holin family protein yields the protein MFRWIVSILVNALLLIVIAGYFDSGILPGLGSVYIEGFGAAIVASIILSLLNILVKPFLIILTLPVTVLTLGLFLFVINAITLMMTSSFMGDSFNIDGFGTAIWMAVILSIFHLLIQKGIVEPLAKKS from the coding sequence ATGTTTAGATGGATCGTCAGTATTTTAGTCAATGCATTACTTTTAATCGTTATTGCTGGATATTTTGATTCGGGCATTCTGCCAGGGCTTGGCAGCGTTTATATTGAAGGGTTTGGCGCAGCCATTGTGGCAAGTATTATTTTATCTTTGCTCAATATTTTAGTGAAGCCGTTTTTGATCATTTTAACGCTTCCAGTAACCGTCCTCACACTAGGATTGTTCTTGTTTGTGATTAATGCCATCACACTCATGATGACATCAAGCTTTATGGGCGATAGTTTTAACATTGATGGGTTTGGAACGGCCATTTGGATGGCTGTCATCTTATCCATTTTCCATCTGTTGATACAAAAAGGAATTGTGGAGCCGTTAGCGAAAAAAAGCTAA
- the uvrA gene encoding excinuclease ABC subunit UvrA: MAMERIEVKGARAHNLKNIDVNIPRDQLVVITGLSGSGKSSLAFDTIYAEGQRRYVESLSAYARQFLGQMDKPDVDAIEGLSPAISIDQKTTSRNPRSTVGTVTEIYDYLRLLYARVGKPICPIHGIEITSQTIEQMTDRILEYPERTKLQVLAPVVSGRKGTHVKVLDQIRKQGYVRVRVDGEMEDLSEEIELEKNKKHSIEVVIDRIVVKEGVAARLSDSLETALRLGEGRVMIDVIGQEELLFSEHHACPHCGFSIGELEPRMFSFNSPFGACPSCDGLGSKLEVDPELVVPNKDLTLRQHAIAPWEPQSSQYYPQLLEAVCTHYGIDMDIPVKDIPSHLFDKILYGSGSERIYFKYENDFGQVRENEIEFEGVLRNIERRYKETSSDYIREQMEKYMANQPCPTCKGYRLKKETLAVLINGKHIGEITDLSVSDALDLYGQIELSEKDLQIAQLILREIKERLSFLNNVGLDYLTLSRSAGTLSGGEAQRIRLATQIGSRLTGVLYILDEPSIGLHQRDNDRLIGTLKNMRDIGNTLIVVEHDEDTMLAADYLIDIGPGAGVHGGEVISAGTPEEVMKDKKSLTGQYLSGEKFIPLPIERRKPDGRYIEIKGAKENNLKNVNAKFPLGVFTAVTGVSGSGKSTLVNEILLKSLAQKLHRAKAKPGQHKEIKGMDHLDKVIDIDQSPIGRTPRSNPATYTGVFDDVRDVFAQTNEAKVRGYKKGRFSFNVKGGRCEACRGDGIIKIEMHFLPDVYVPCEVCHGKRYNRETLEVTYKGKNIADVLEMTVEDALQFFENIPKIKRKLQTIFDVGLGYITLGQPATTLSGGEAQRVKLASELHRRSNGRSLYILDEPTTGLHVDDIARLLKVLQRLVENGDTVLVIEHNLDIIKAADYLVDLGPEGGAGGGTIIASGTPEQIAKEKASYTGRYLKPILERDRKRMKQLVKETESVTSS, translated from the coding sequence ATGGCTATGGAACGAATAGAGGTGAAAGGTGCTAGAGCCCACAACCTTAAAAATATTGATGTGAATATCCCGCGTGACCAGTTAGTGGTCATCACGGGTTTATCTGGTTCAGGAAAATCGTCTCTTGCTTTTGATACCATTTATGCAGAGGGGCAGCGCAGGTACGTTGAATCTCTTTCAGCGTATGCGCGCCAATTTCTCGGTCAAATGGATAAACCGGATGTAGATGCCATTGAAGGTCTTTCTCCGGCGATTAGTATTGATCAGAAGACAACGAGCCGGAACCCTAGATCAACGGTCGGAACAGTTACTGAAATCTATGATTATTTACGTCTCTTGTATGCTCGAGTTGGGAAACCGATTTGTCCGATACACGGGATTGAAATTACGTCCCAAACGATTGAGCAGATGACAGATCGCATTTTAGAATATCCAGAAAGAACGAAATTGCAAGTGCTTGCGCCAGTCGTATCTGGCCGCAAAGGGACACATGTCAAAGTACTTGATCAAATTCGAAAGCAGGGCTATGTTCGAGTAAGAGTCGATGGAGAGATGGAAGATCTATCAGAAGAGATCGAGCTTGAAAAGAACAAGAAGCATTCCATTGAAGTCGTGATCGACCGAATTGTGGTGAAGGAAGGCGTCGCGGCTCGGCTGTCTGACTCTCTTGAAACGGCGCTGCGACTAGGTGAAGGCCGTGTGATGATTGACGTGATTGGACAAGAAGAGTTGTTATTCAGTGAACATCATGCCTGTCCGCACTGCGGATTCTCTATTGGTGAGCTTGAGCCTAGAATGTTTTCGTTTAATAGTCCTTTTGGTGCCTGTCCGAGCTGTGATGGGCTTGGCTCTAAACTAGAAGTTGACCCTGAGCTTGTCGTTCCTAATAAGGATTTGACGTTACGCCAGCATGCCATTGCCCCATGGGAGCCGCAGAGCTCACAATACTATCCTCAGCTCCTTGAGGCAGTATGTACACATTATGGTATCGACATGGACATTCCTGTGAAAGATATCCCGTCGCATTTATTCGATAAAATTTTATATGGAAGCGGCTCTGAACGGATTTATTTCAAATATGAAAATGATTTTGGTCAGGTACGTGAAAATGAAATTGAATTTGAAGGTGTTCTACGTAACATTGAACGACGTTATAAAGAAACCAGCTCGGATTATATTCGTGAGCAAATGGAGAAATATATGGCGAACCAGCCATGTCCGACATGTAAAGGATATCGTCTGAAAAAAGAGACGCTTGCGGTTCTGATCAATGGCAAACATATTGGAGAAATCACTGATTTGTCTGTCTCTGATGCCCTTGATTTATATGGTCAAATCGAGTTGTCTGAGAAAGATTTGCAGATTGCTCAGCTCATTTTACGCGAAATCAAAGAGCGCTTGTCTTTCTTAAATAATGTGGGATTAGATTACCTCACATTAAGCCGCTCCGCTGGCACACTATCTGGAGGAGAGGCGCAGCGGATTCGTCTGGCTACTCAAATCGGTTCAAGGCTGACAGGTGTTCTTTATATATTAGATGAACCATCTATTGGTCTGCATCAGCGTGATAATGACCGATTGATCGGGACATTGAAAAACATGCGCGACATCGGGAATACCCTCATTGTCGTCGAGCATGATGAAGATACGATGCTAGCCGCTGATTATTTGATTGATATTGGACCTGGAGCAGGAGTTCATGGGGGAGAAGTGATTTCAGCTGGGACACCGGAAGAAGTCATGAAGGACAAGAAATCTTTAACAGGACAATATTTATCTGGAGAGAAATTTATCCCACTACCGATTGAAAGAAGAAAGCCTGATGGCCGCTATATTGAAATCAAAGGTGCAAAAGAAAACAACCTGAAAAACGTCAATGCGAAGTTCCCTCTAGGCGTCTTTACAGCTGTGACTGGGGTGTCTGGTTCAGGAAAAAGTACGCTTGTGAATGAAATTCTATTAAAATCACTTGCGCAAAAACTTCACAGAGCGAAGGCGAAGCCAGGACAACACAAAGAAATCAAAGGAATGGATCATTTAGATAAGGTGATTGATATTGATCAATCTCCAATCGGTCGTACGCCAAGATCCAACCCTGCCACGTATACAGGTGTATTTGATGATGTGCGAGATGTGTTTGCACAAACCAATGAAGCCAAGGTACGAGGGTATAAAAAAGGCAGATTCAGCTTTAACGTCAAAGGTGGACGCTGCGAGGCATGTCGCGGAGATGGCATCATTAAAATCGAAATGCACTTTTTACCAGATGTGTATGTGCCTTGTGAGGTGTGCCACGGGAAACGGTATAACCGGGAGACACTTGAGGTCACATATAAAGGGAAAAACATTGCTGATGTACTTGAAATGACTGTGGAGGACGCACTCCAATTTTTCGAGAACATCCCGAAAATTAAGCGGAAGCTTCAAACGATTTTTGATGTCGGACTAGGGTACATTACACTTGGACAGCCTGCGACGACATTGTCTGGAGGAGAGGCGCAGCGTGTGAAATTGGCATCTGAGCTTCATCGTCGTTCAAACGGAAGGTCTCTTTATATTTTAGACGAGCCGACAACAGGTCTGCATGTGGATGATATTGCCCGTTTATTAAAAGTGCTTCAGCGTTTGGTCGAAAACGGAGATACGGTACTAGTGATTGAGCATAACCTTGATATTATCAAGGCTGCTGATTACCTCGTTGATCTCGGACCAGAGGGCGGTGCAGGCGGCGGAACGATCATTGCCTCTGGGACTCCAGAGCAGATTGCAAAAGAAAAAGCTTCTTACACTGGTCGATACTTAAAGCCGATTTTAGAGCGTGACCGTAAACGAATGAAACAGTTGGTCAAAGAAACAGAAAGTGTGACTTCATCATAA
- a CDS encoding metallophosphoesterase, which yields MVNVSRQIMLLCFFIILFCFNQPASAGPFIQTQVNIPDKPFSPFIFDPFHVDVRPVLGEKSRDLQFRASITDQEQILSANLYYKQSDELGYRLIPMERLPGMKPEFTAKIPPDQLWNPTVRYYTEFLTQKSVIKTAEQSVHLNGFEEDLSRIPDLVITEIVVNSKNRKGKDAFEFIEVYNTTHEPISLKHYQLRYRNPAQGTEMDDVYSFHTKPVTLSPGKPYVFWLRKKGQEHLTVADFNAMYKSQLKEGEHVSVIESKGLSNSKSRLVSITTNIGEEISSAAFRLKPSWFSEHKSLLFKYPMDGTSQMKLISKIEEEPTPGKVLKAQIPSEKKEMSQDIHKPVIEDMTVRKPVKPTESIEIKADVQDDQVVKTVKLRYRTNRKDDFKEILLQKDHNDRLFHHIFYSPELIGKEQLEYQLEASDGENTAMTMKKMIDVEQVSKSHGLRFNVEEGDTVSGLFPLKATSDQKKSIELLIDGKRKQQVFSALEADPYIAFDVKGTNLYFKNGVFIGKRLLSIFDDSTKVYRTYTMPIPEAEMKKAGLQTISFHAGTKSSPVDRLPGENHDDFELKNVRMILSNGTQIPPINAMPQKEWRMGDNSNAKKVRTFQFEIPKKAYVSTYMKWDTRRLKEGPHLIEAKTSDEHVSVHVMVDNTGPKIKTNVQTKDPYKGAFTLKAKVTDRWSDIEEMKAYVDGKPISLPYQTSSSELNPGEHTLTIKAKDAAGNMSTLKKEFKTVHEHPEPPERVADKTKMKSSKQTVLTKDPTNDKLDYSFYRAYQYTSLHPSMKILKYAAETEPPKNFNEKGEMIFSTQERNRIAFADGKSVETKDLHRFPYHRFQIKVDQAVREKDVVEAMWKGSSLSGRKVTMYAWNHQQEKWDKITHHFAKDQKEFYLKGLLSVRQYMKNHTFDLLVQDEISKAQKPYKMVWMSDTQYYAKSYPHIFKQMVEWIRDQREKLNIQYVFHTGDIVDDSKDKQWHRADTFMRVLDEHQIPYGVLAGNHDVRHKDGFYAEYGKYFGEKRFANKPYYGESYQNNRGHYDLISAGGNDYMMVYMGWGIKQDEIDWLNRVISEHPDRIVILNFHEYLLVSGNRSPIGDLIFHQVVKRHPNIVAVFSGHYHGASRKVDELDDDKDGKVDRKVYQILADYQSGPEGGQGFMRLITADQEKNQLHFTTYSPYMNQEHFYDPKTYGDQDEFSIDVDLTPKMKSVKTNYFELNVYTNVLIGEARGIKSGKKASFEWKGLKPNEDYYWYTVAKDRFQGKAISPIWKIHTKDDREATFLRK from the coding sequence ATGGTGAACGTGAGCAGACAAATCATGCTTTTATGTTTTTTTATCATTCTTTTTTGTTTCAATCAGCCTGCTTCAGCAGGGCCTTTTATTCAAACACAAGTCAATATACCGGACAAGCCTTTTTCTCCTTTTATCTTTGATCCCTTTCATGTGGATGTCCGACCAGTTTTAGGGGAAAAAAGCCGTGATCTCCAGTTTCGTGCGTCTATTACGGATCAGGAACAAATTTTGTCCGCGAACTTGTATTATAAACAAAGTGATGAGCTAGGGTACCGTTTGATCCCAATGGAACGGTTGCCAGGTATGAAGCCAGAATTTACAGCGAAAATTCCACCAGATCAATTATGGAATCCAACCGTTCGTTACTATACAGAGTTTCTCACGCAAAAGTCCGTGATCAAAACGGCAGAACAATCTGTCCACTTAAATGGATTTGAAGAGGATCTTTCGCGCATTCCCGACTTAGTCATCACAGAAATTGTTGTCAATTCAAAAAATCGCAAAGGCAAAGATGCATTTGAATTTATTGAGGTATATAACACCACACATGAGCCTATCTCTCTTAAACATTATCAGCTTCGCTACCGCAACCCTGCACAAGGAACTGAAATGGATGATGTGTATTCCTTTCACACTAAACCAGTGACTCTTTCACCTGGAAAACCGTATGTTTTCTGGCTGAGGAAAAAAGGGCAGGAGCATTTAACTGTAGCGGACTTCAATGCCATGTACAAAAGTCAATTAAAAGAGGGAGAGCATGTCTCTGTCATCGAAAGCAAAGGGCTGTCCAACTCTAAATCTCGTCTTGTTTCCATTACAACGAATATAGGGGAGGAGATTTCTTCAGCAGCATTTCGCTTGAAGCCTTCATGGTTTAGTGAGCATAAATCTTTGCTGTTCAAATATCCAATGGACGGTACGTCGCAAATGAAACTGATCTCGAAAATTGAAGAAGAGCCTACGCCTGGAAAAGTGCTAAAAGCACAAATTCCATCTGAGAAAAAAGAAATGTCTCAAGATATCCACAAACCTGTGATTGAAGATATGACAGTGAGGAAACCAGTGAAACCAACTGAAAGCATAGAGATTAAAGCAGATGTACAGGATGATCAGGTCGTCAAAACCGTCAAGCTTCGCTATCGAACAAATCGGAAAGATGATTTTAAGGAAATACTGCTTCAAAAAGATCATAACGACCGATTATTTCATCATATTTTTTACTCACCTGAGTTGATTGGAAAAGAACAATTGGAATATCAGCTTGAAGCGTCAGACGGTGAAAATACAGCAATGACGATGAAAAAAATGATTGATGTGGAGCAAGTTAGCAAATCACACGGCCTTCGATTCAATGTAGAAGAAGGGGATACGGTTTCAGGATTATTTCCATTAAAGGCAACGTCTGATCAGAAAAAAAGTATTGAACTATTAATAGATGGAAAGCGGAAACAGCAAGTGTTTTCTGCCCTTGAAGCAGATCCATATATTGCATTTGATGTCAAAGGGACAAATTTATATTTTAAAAATGGTGTGTTTATAGGTAAGCGTTTACTATCTATTTTTGATGATTCGACTAAAGTGTATCGTACCTATACAATGCCAATACCAGAAGCAGAGATGAAAAAAGCAGGTCTCCAAACGATTTCTTTCCATGCAGGAACAAAATCCTCTCCAGTTGATCGGCTGCCTGGAGAGAATCACGATGATTTTGAACTAAAAAATGTCCGAATGATTCTATCGAATGGAACTCAAATTCCTCCAATCAATGCAATGCCGCAAAAAGAATGGAGAATGGGAGACAACAGTAACGCTAAAAAGGTCAGAACATTTCAATTTGAAATACCAAAAAAAGCTTATGTTTCAACGTATATGAAGTGGGATACAAGAAGGTTGAAAGAAGGGCCACACCTGATTGAGGCAAAAACCTCAGACGAGCATGTATCTGTACATGTGATGGTCGATAATACAGGACCAAAAATTAAGACCAACGTCCAAACAAAGGATCCGTATAAAGGAGCATTTACGTTAAAAGCAAAGGTCACAGATCGTTGGAGTGACATAGAGGAGATGAAGGCATATGTAGATGGCAAACCAATTTCGCTGCCATACCAGACGTCTTCTAGCGAATTAAACCCGGGGGAGCACACGCTGACAATTAAAGCAAAAGATGCCGCAGGAAACATGTCAACGTTGAAAAAAGAATTTAAGACCGTACATGAACACCCTGAGCCACCAGAACGTGTAGCAGATAAGACGAAAATGAAATCGTCTAAGCAAACTGTGCTTACCAAGGACCCAACGAATGATAAACTGGATTATTCCTTTTACCGTGCCTATCAATATACATCGCTGCATCCATCAATGAAGATTTTGAAATATGCAGCGGAGACAGAACCCCCAAAGAACTTTAACGAAAAAGGAGAAATGATCTTTTCTACTCAAGAAAGGAATCGCATTGCCTTTGCTGATGGTAAGTCAGTTGAAACAAAGGATTTACATCGTTTTCCCTATCATCGTTTTCAAATCAAGGTTGATCAAGCAGTACGTGAAAAGGATGTCGTCGAGGCGATGTGGAAAGGGAGTTCATTGTCAGGTAGGAAGGTGACCATGTATGCATGGAATCATCAACAAGAAAAGTGGGATAAAATCACTCATCATTTTGCTAAGGATCAAAAGGAATTTTACCTAAAAGGACTGCTGTCAGTCAGGCAGTATATGAAAAATCATACGTTTGATTTGCTTGTACAGGATGAAATCAGTAAAGCGCAAAAGCCATATAAAATGGTTTGGATGTCTGACACACAATATTATGCAAAGAGCTATCCTCATATCTTTAAACAAATGGTCGAGTGGATCAGAGACCAAAGAGAAAAGTTAAACATTCAATATGTGTTCCACACAGGTGACATTGTGGATGATTCAAAAGATAAACAATGGCATCGTGCTGATACGTTTATGCGCGTGTTAGATGAGCATCAAATTCCTTATGGAGTTTTAGCAGGAAATCATGATGTTCGACACAAGGACGGTTTTTATGCGGAATACGGCAAATATTTCGGTGAGAAACGCTTTGCAAATAAACCGTACTATGGTGAATCCTATCAAAACAATCGCGGCCATTATGATCTCATTTCTGCTGGTGGCAATGATTATATGATGGTATACATGGGCTGGGGGATTAAGCAAGATGAAATTGATTGGTTGAACCGTGTGATTTCTGAGCATCCAGACCGTATCGTCATTTTAAACTTTCATGAGTATTTGTTGGTCAGTGGTAACCGCAGTCCAATTGGCGACCTCATCTTCCATCAGGTAGTGAAACGCCATCCCAATATAGTGGCGGTATTTAGCGGACACTATCACGGAGCTAGCAGAAAAGTAGATGAGCTTGATGATGACAAGGATGGCAAAGTAGATAGGAAAGTATATCAAATACTCGCTGATTATCAGTCAGGACCTGAAGGTGGACAAGGGTTTATGCGATTGATAACAGCTGATCAAGAAAAAAATCAGCTTCATTTTACGACATACTCACCTTACATGAATCAAGAGCATTTCTACGATCCTAAAACGTATGGAGATCAAGATGAATTTTCAATCGATGTGGATTTGACACCAAAAATGAAATCTGTCAAAACCAACTATTTTGAACTCAATGTGTACACAAATGTTTTGATAGGAGAGGCACGCGGCATAAAAAGCGGTAAAAAAGCAAGCTTTGAGTGGAAAGGTTTAAAGCCAAACGAAGATTATTATTGGTACACCGTAGCAAAGGATCGTTTTCAAGGAAAAGCAATTTCACCAATATGGAAAATTCATACAAAAGATGATCGTGAAGCAACATTTCTTAGGAAATAA
- the uvrB gene encoding excinuclease ABC subunit UvrB translates to MSDRFELVSNYQPQGDQPKAIEKLVEGIHQGKQHQTLLGATGTGKTFTVSNLIKEVNKPTLVIAHNKTLAGQLYSEFKEFFPNNAVEYFVSYYDYYQPEAYVPQTDTFIEKDASINDEIDKLRHSATSSLFERRDVIIIASVSCIYGLGSPEEYRELVLSLRTEMEIERNQLLRKLVDIQYSRNDIDFQRGTFRVRGDVVEIFPASRDEHCIRVEFFGDEIERIREVDALTGEILGDREHVAIFPASHFVTREEKMEKAIVNIEQELEEQLEKLRDNGKLLEAQRLEQRTRYDLEMMREMGFCSGIENYSRHLTLRPPGSTPYTLLDYFPDDFMIVVDESHVTVPQIRAMYNGDQARKQVLVDHGFRLPSALDNRPLTFDEFEKHINHIVHVSATPGPYELEKTPEVVEQIIRPTGLLDPIIEVRPIEGQIDDLIGEIHARIEKNERVLVTTLTKKMSEDLTDYLKEIGIKVNYLHSEIKTLERIEIIRDLRLGKYDVLVGINLLREGLDIPEVSLVTILDADKEGFLRSERSLIQTIGRAARNSEGRVIMYADKMTKSMDIAIQETKRRREQQEAYNEKYGITPQTIHKKIRDAIKATKIHEESEEYETNAAPKLSKMSKKEREKVIEKVEMEMKDAAKALDFEKAAELRDLLLELKAEG, encoded by the coding sequence GTGAGTGACCGCTTTGAATTAGTTTCTAACTATCAGCCCCAAGGAGATCAGCCGAAGGCAATTGAAAAGCTTGTTGAGGGGATCCATCAGGGGAAACAGCATCAAACGCTGTTAGGTGCTACAGGTACGGGAAAGACCTTTACTGTATCCAATCTGATTAAAGAAGTGAACAAACCGACACTTGTCATTGCGCATAATAAGACACTTGCCGGTCAGCTATACAGCGAGTTCAAGGAATTCTTTCCGAATAATGCTGTCGAATATTTTGTAAGTTACTATGATTATTACCAACCAGAGGCGTATGTGCCTCAGACGGATACATTTATTGAAAAGGATGCCAGCATCAATGATGAGATTGATAAGCTGAGACACTCCGCTACGTCTTCATTATTTGAGCGGAGAGATGTCATCATCATTGCCAGTGTCTCCTGTATTTATGGCTTAGGTTCGCCAGAGGAATACCGAGAGCTTGTGCTGTCTTTACGTACTGAAATGGAGATTGAACGCAATCAGCTTCTACGTAAGCTGGTGGACATTCAGTATTCTCGTAATGATATAGATTTTCAGCGCGGAACCTTCCGAGTACGAGGAGACGTCGTTGAAATTTTCCCTGCTTCACGTGATGAGCATTGTATCAGAGTGGAGTTTTTCGGTGATGAAATTGAACGTATTCGAGAAGTGGATGCACTGACTGGAGAAATACTCGGTGATCGTGAACATGTGGCTATTTTCCCAGCATCTCACTTCGTCACTAGAGAAGAAAAAATGGAAAAAGCGATTGTTAATATTGAACAAGAGCTTGAGGAACAGCTCGAAAAGCTTCGAGATAATGGAAAGTTGCTAGAAGCGCAGCGCCTTGAGCAGCGGACAAGATATGACCTTGAGATGATGAGAGAAATGGGCTTTTGTTCAGGAATCGAGAATTACTCAAGACATCTGACCTTGCGTCCTCCTGGTTCAACCCCTTATACATTGCTTGATTATTTCCCAGATGATTTTATGATTGTTGTCGATGAGTCACATGTGACGGTCCCGCAAATCCGCGCGATGTACAACGGGGACCAAGCAAGAAAGCAAGTGTTGGTTGATCACGGATTCCGTCTGCCTTCAGCACTTGATAACAGACCGCTCACCTTTGATGAGTTTGAAAAGCATATCAATCATATTGTGCATGTATCTGCCACTCCGGGTCCTTATGAGCTTGAGAAAACCCCAGAGGTTGTGGAACAAATTATTCGTCCAACAGGTTTACTTGATCCAATTATTGAAGTGCGTCCAATTGAAGGTCAAATTGATGACTTAATTGGAGAAATTCATGCGCGGATTGAGAAAAATGAGCGTGTGCTCGTGACGACGCTGACGAAGAAAATGTCTGAGGATCTGACAGATTATTTAAAAGAGATTGGAATCAAGGTCAATTATCTGCATTCAGAAATTAAGACCCTTGAGCGGATTGAGATTATTCGCGATTTACGTCTCGGAAAATATGATGTGCTTGTGGGAATCAACCTTCTTCGTGAAGGACTGGATATTCCAGAGGTGTCGCTTGTGACGATTTTAGATGCAGATAAAGAGGGCTTCTTACGCTCTGAAAGATCCCTTATCCAGACGATTGGCCGGGCAGCGAGAAATTCAGAAGGCCGGGTCATTATGTATGCAGATAAAATGACCAAATCAATGGATATTGCGATTCAAGAAACGAAGCGAAGACGAGAGCAGCAAGAGGCATATAATGAAAAATATGGAATTACACCGCAAACCATCCATAAGAAAATTAGAGATGCCATTAAAGCAACAAAGATACATGAAGAATCGGAAGAATATGAAACAAATGCAGCACCAAAGCTGTCAAAAATGAGCAAAAAAGAACGAGAAAAAGTGATCGAAAAGGTCGAGATGGAAATGAAAGATGCAGCAAAAGCGCTTGATTTTGAAAAAGCAGCAGAATTAAGAGATCTATTGCTAGAGCTAAAAGCGGAAGGATGA
- a CDS encoding PspC domain-containing protein — translation MKKLYRSATDKKIAGVVGGLAEYLSVDASLLRILTVIVGFMTAFMPIFLVYFIWYFVVPEEGTN, via the coding sequence ATGAAGAAGCTTTATCGTTCAGCAACAGATAAAAAAATAGCGGGTGTTGTTGGTGGACTTGCCGAATACTTAAGTGTCGATGCATCTTTGCTTCGCATTTTAACGGTTATCGTCGGATTTATGACAGCATTTATGCCAATTTTCTTGGTCTACTTCATCTGGTATTTTGTTGTTCCGGAAGAAGGCACTAACTAA
- a CDS encoding CsbA family protein — translation MITKAIFALVFPFLLVILFSKVTYNHYVGIALTAALLFASYMKGYTETYFIVGLDIISLVAGALYMAKKEIEKREKAEKHH, via the coding sequence GTGATTACAAAAGCCATATTTGCACTTGTTTTTCCTTTCCTGCTCGTTATTTTATTTTCAAAGGTGACTTATAATCATTATGTGGGCATTGCATTAACAGCAGCGCTTTTATTTGCCTCGTATATGAAGGGCTATACAGAAACCTACTTTATTGTAGGATTAGATATCATTTCTTTAGTAGCTGGTGCATTATATATGGCTAAAAAAGAAATTGAAAAGAGAGAAAAGGCTGAAAAACATCATTGA
- a CDS encoding DUF4097 family beta strand repeat-containing protein produces the protein MNEKERILKLVEDGTLSAKEAITLLEKLEESPSVSLEKSTADHTFHEEKAGTESKGNGTENLGAKLFGWLDSAVKKVKDVDLDLNFGQSVDVEHIFQFKDASLSHLDIQLANGSLNVMPWDDSDIRAECHAKIYRAEDGEQARQQFLNQLDCGLEGDKFFIRTEKKTMKVNVTLYVPRIQYDKIKVKLFNGPIRGEKLKTKELAAKTTNGVVSFASLQAEKVGIETANGQIKLADHECGMIEVETINGLIDLRGKSESIDAQSFNGNIAVQLSDEKCRSIYAKTTTGSVDVQIPRACAVTAELKSNLGSISHDLLDAEMIKEKNETLQKEKMIKANQQAVNSISIFAETKTGSIQVKHQSDKE, from the coding sequence ATGAATGAAAAAGAACGCATTTTAAAATTAGTAGAAGACGGGACATTATCGGCAAAAGAAGCGATTACGCTACTTGAAAAACTAGAGGAAAGTCCGTCTGTTTCATTAGAAAAGTCAACCGCTGATCACACCTTTCATGAAGAAAAAGCTGGTACTGAGAGCAAAGGAAATGGTACCGAAAATCTTGGTGCAAAACTGTTTGGTTGGTTAGACTCTGCGGTGAAAAAGGTGAAAGACGTAGATCTTGATTTAAATTTTGGACAGTCGGTCGACGTTGAGCACATTTTCCAGTTCAAAGACGCCTCACTCTCTCATTTAGATATTCAATTGGCGAACGGCAGTCTCAATGTGATGCCTTGGGACGATAGCGATATTCGAGCAGAATGCCATGCAAAAATCTACCGTGCAGAAGACGGAGAGCAGGCAAGACAGCAATTTCTCAATCAATTGGACTGCGGCCTTGAAGGGGATAAATTTTTTATCCGGACCGAAAAGAAGACGATGAAAGTCAATGTCACTTTATATGTACCGCGTATCCAATACGATAAAATCAAGGTGAAACTGTTTAATGGTCCGATTCGCGGGGAAAAGCTAAAGACAAAAGAACTTGCTGCGAAAACCACCAATGGTGTCGTCTCTTTTGCCTCATTACAGGCGGAAAAGGTTGGAATTGAAACAGCAAACGGACAAATTAAACTGGCGGATCACGAGTGTGGTATGATTGAAGTAGAAACCATTAATGGGCTGATTGACCTGCGCGGGAAAAGTGAGTCAATTGATGCCCAAAGCTTTAACGGAAACATTGCTGTTCAGCTGTCGGATGAGAAGTGCCGTTCCATTTATGCGAAAACGACAACAGGCAGTGTGGACGTCCAGATCCCGCGTGCGTGTGCAGTGACCGCTGAGCTGAAAAGCAATCTTGGGTCTATTTCTCACGATTTGCTTGATGCAGAGATGATTAAAGAGAAAAATGAGACATTACAAAAAGAAAAAATGATCAAAGCCAATCAACAGGCAGTGAACAGTATATCCATTTTTGCAGAAACAAAAACAGGTTCAATACAAGTAAAGCACCAATCAGACAAGGAGTGA